A window of the Fibrobacter sp. UWH6 genome harbors these coding sequences:
- a CDS encoding SNF2-related protein, whose translation MEYGVYGGTWWSKKWLDTLLAGVSSHDVEVALKYVARGQVTSLDVMDNRVRSEVKGPNGGSHDNYIVFPKFPKEQADIFVGLLKQQPADLVAISHDSINPSIEILLEKSGLTLFDAASRVNMNCDCRDALPCKYVISTFLKMAEKIAADPLVLFKIHGLDLTFLKDYKPENVETDVPMERALVHVFPGFREETPRVPMFRFEDWRDYSHVLPAMLTNFPDFCPGGNFKKSFVDELERCRSFYNHFETFEQFAQDFGIYHARTFLMEKERLQVIHAKGWSWTFDQLVEDRVVASGLAVENIMGALCRLNQSCVWHNHVTVRYLHQLLTVAYYLVRCGAIYPQVFWVNSFTAQVRWLPAEMLPDVLNVVMELEKFVPDDFAFDEKMVAKEGAEDDSGNPPEKVPVRKELAQAAEHILSIFIGRLLRFSRTAQSSKKSVHDNLLGFFFDCKSGRLAAGGLKIPSKIQKWFSVYNSLDFNNQIVFVCGEVGKAVGLEVFVEEDGETKVRSPLANLFAANDPRLLALMNVLNCVAETFKPMKVYLENRGSETLILEGAELKEFVTYGIKKFEVFGIKTELPKSLLNIAKPKAQMRLKGSLGIGAFKASDLLDFDWEVALGDETVSAQEFLKLAKNAGGLLKMKSQYVEYSEDDLKLLEQRLQDKKASGKAGAAGVDTSGEGTAEGSENGSSEDSEEESSQTIFSTARLLQAALTGRCDEVPITMTDGLKAQLDEWRADTSLTLPEGLNATLRPYQERGYAWMHKNLEMGFGCILADDMGLGKTLQVITFLLKIKQEGKITPRGWFDEQGIPGPGSVLVVVPAGLLCNWKMEVARFAPELSVYTYHGPGRKLDKFQHHILLTTYSTYRLDHKKLRDMRWQVVIIDEAQNIKNADSEQSRLLRAQQAPMKIAMSGTPVENRLLEFWTIMDFCNRGFLPGQAEFRDKYETPIQKFNNQAVAERFKNITAPFMLRRMKTDKTIISDLPDKIQQDEYAELTKSQAALYKHTLDDFMAQLAAMNGESVISMDDSTADVLEMAEVPAGGSLFKRKGLILQMIMALKQICNHPRTFLKVGEGKVEDSGKLRMLLDLLASIQEQGEKTLIFTQFREMGDLLQEVIQREMGLQVDFYHGGCSQTQRNAMVKNFQENPDSKVLILSLKAAGTGLNLTAASQVIHYDLWWNPAIEAQATDRAFRIGQTRNVQVHRFITKGTFEEKINALLESKKAIAQMTVNAGETWLADMDDKQLDEIFRLDG comes from the coding sequence ATGGAATATGGAGTTTATGGAGGGACGTGGTGGAGCAAGAAGTGGCTCGACACCTTGCTTGCCGGCGTATCGTCCCATGATGTAGAGGTTGCCCTTAAATATGTGGCGAGGGGTCAAGTCACGTCGCTAGACGTGATGGATAATCGTGTGCGTTCCGAGGTGAAGGGCCCCAATGGGGGCTCCCACGACAACTACATCGTATTTCCCAAGTTCCCCAAGGAACAGGCCGATATTTTCGTAGGGCTCTTGAAGCAGCAGCCTGCAGACCTGGTGGCCATATCCCACGATTCCATCAACCCTTCCATCGAGATCCTGCTTGAAAAAAGTGGACTCACTCTTTTTGACGCGGCCAGCCGGGTGAACATGAACTGCGATTGCAGGGATGCTCTGCCCTGCAAGTACGTGATTTCCACCTTTCTGAAAATGGCAGAAAAGATTGCCGCCGACCCGCTGGTGCTGTTCAAGATTCACGGTCTGGACCTGACGTTCCTGAAGGATTACAAGCCCGAGAATGTGGAAACGGATGTGCCCATGGAGCGGGCGCTGGTCCATGTGTTTCCCGGATTCCGCGAAGAGACGCCCCGCGTTCCCATGTTCCGTTTTGAGGACTGGCGGGACTATTCCCATGTGCTGCCGGCCATGCTCACCAACTTCCCGGATTTCTGCCCCGGCGGAAACTTCAAGAAGAGCTTTGTCGACGAACTGGAACGGTGCCGCAGCTTTTACAATCATTTCGAAACCTTCGAACAGTTCGCCCAGGACTTCGGCATTTATCACGCCCGCACCTTCCTTATGGAAAAGGAACGGCTGCAGGTTATCCATGCCAAGGGTTGGTCCTGGACTTTTGACCAGCTGGTAGAAGACCGCGTGGTGGCCTCTGGCCTTGCGGTAGAGAACATCATGGGGGCTCTGTGCCGCCTGAACCAGAGTTGCGTGTGGCATAACCATGTGACGGTGCGCTACCTGCACCAGCTTTTGACGGTGGCCTATTACCTTGTCCGTTGCGGTGCCATTTACCCCCAGGTGTTCTGGGTCAACAGCTTTACGGCACAAGTCCGCTGGCTCCCTGCCGAAATGCTCCCCGACGTCTTGAATGTGGTCATGGAACTGGAAAAGTTCGTGCCCGACGATTTCGCCTTTGACGAGAAGATGGTGGCCAAGGAAGGGGCTGAAGACGATTCCGGGAACCCGCCTGAAAAGGTGCCGGTGCGCAAGGAGTTGGCCCAGGCTGCCGAACATATCCTTTCCATTTTTATCGGTCGACTTTTGCGGTTTTCCCGCACGGCCCAGAGCAGCAAGAAAAGCGTTCACGACAACTTGCTGGGATTTTTCTTCGACTGCAAATCCGGGCGCCTGGCTGCCGGCGGCCTGAAGATCCCCTCAAAAATCCAGAAGTGGTTCTCGGTTTACAACTCCCTGGATTTCAACAATCAGATTGTGTTTGTCTGCGGTGAAGTGGGCAAGGCTGTTGGCCTGGAAGTGTTTGTGGAAGAGGATGGCGAGACCAAGGTGCGCTCGCCCCTGGCAAACCTTTTTGCCGCTAACGACCCGAGGCTTCTGGCGTTGATGAATGTGCTGAACTGCGTGGCCGAAACCTTTAAGCCTATGAAGGTTTATTTGGAAAATCGCGGGTCGGAAACGCTGATTTTGGAAGGTGCCGAATTAAAGGAATTCGTTACCTATGGAATCAAGAAGTTTGAAGTATTCGGCATCAAGACAGAACTGCCCAAGTCGCTGTTGAATATTGCCAAGCCCAAGGCCCAGATGAGGCTTAAGGGTAGCCTTGGCATTGGCGCCTTTAAGGCCAGCGACCTGTTGGACTTTGACTGGGAAGTGGCCCTTGGCGACGAGACTGTTTCTGCCCAGGAATTTTTGAAGCTGGCGAAGAACGCCGGCGGTCTTCTGAAGATGAAGTCCCAGTATGTGGAATACAGCGAAGACGACTTGAAGCTACTGGAACAGCGACTGCAAGACAAGAAGGCTTCTGGAAAGGCTGGTGCCGCTGGGGTGGATACGTCGGGTGAGGGCACAGCAGAAGGCTCGGAAAACGGCTCGTCTGAGGATTCGGAAGAAGAATCTTCACAGACCATATTCTCTACGGCACGTCTGCTGCAGGCTGCCTTGACGGGCCGCTGCGACGAAGTTCCCATTACCATGACCGACGGGTTGAAGGCCCAGCTGGATGAATGGCGTGCGGATACTTCCCTTACGTTACCCGAAGGTCTGAATGCCACATTGCGACCCTACCAGGAAAGAGGCTATGCCTGGATGCATAAGAATCTTGAAATGGGCTTTGGCTGTATCCTGGCCGACGACATGGGTCTTGGTAAGACCCTCCAGGTGATTACCTTCTTGCTGAAGATCAAGCAGGAAGGCAAGATTACACCCCGGGGGTGGTTTGATGAACAGGGTATCCCTGGCCCCGGCTCCGTGCTGGTGGTTGTGCCTGCAGGCCTTTTGTGCAACTGGAAAATGGAAGTGGCCCGCTTTGCGCCGGAGCTTTCCGTTTATACTTATCACGGCCCGGGACGCAAACTGGACAAGTTCCAGCACCATATTTTGCTGACCACTTATTCCACTTACCGCCTGGATCACAAGAAGTTGCGTGACATGCGCTGGCAGGTGGTGATTATTGACGAAGCCCAGAATATCAAGAATGCCGACAGTGAACAGAGCCGTCTGTTGCGAGCCCAGCAGGCTCCCATGAAAATTGCCATGAGCGGTACGCCTGTGGAGAACCGTCTGCTGGAATTCTGGACCATCATGGACTTCTGTAACCGCGGCTTTTTGCCGGGTCAGGCCGAGTTCCGCGACAAGTACGAGACTCCTATTCAGAAGTTCAATAACCAGGCGGTGGCCGAACGGTTCAAGAATATTACCGCCCCCTTTATGCTTCGCCGCATGAAGACTGACAAGACCATCATTAGCGACCTGCCCGATAAGATCCAGCAGGACGAATACGCCGAACTGACCAAGAGCCAGGCGGCTCTCTACAAGCATACCCTGGACGATTTTATGGCCCAGTTGGCGGCTATGAATGGGGAATCCGTCATTTCTATGGACGATTCCACGGCGGATGTCCTGGAAATGGCCGAAGTGCCGGCGGGTGGCAGCCTGTTCAAGCGCAAGGGTCTGATTCTTCAGATGATTATGGCCTTAAAGCAGATTTGCAACCATCCCAGAACATTCCTGAAGGTGGGGGAGGGCAAGGTGGAAGATTCCGGAAAGCTCCGTATGCTTTTGGACCTGCTGGCCTCTATCCAGGAACAGGGCGAAAAGACTTTAATCTTTACCCAGTTCCGCGAAATGGGCGACCTGCTCCAGGAAGTGATTCAGCGAGAAATGGGGCTGCAGGTGGATTTCTATCACGGCGGCTGTTCCCAGACCCAGCGTAATGCCATGGTGAAGAACTTCCAGGAAAATCCTGATTCCAAGGTGCTGATTCTTTCTCTGAAGGCGGCGGGAACGGGCTTGAACCTGACGGCGGCTTCCCAGGTGATCCATTATGACTTGTGGTGGAACCCGGCTATCGAAGCCCAGGCCACGGACCGTGCCTTTAGAATCGGGCAGACCCGCAATGTGCAGGTCCACCGCTTTATTACCAAGGGTACTTTCGAAGAAAAGATCAACGCCCTGCTGGAATCCAAGAAGGCTATTGCCCAGATGACGGTGAACGCCGGCGAAACCTGGCTTGCCGACATGGACGACAAACAGCTAGACGAAATCTTCAGACTGGACGGATAA
- a CDS encoding glycoside hydrolase family 5 protein, whose translation MNFKNAFGLACATSLLASASAFAALPKAADLAGKMGFGFNIGNSLEVPSNPTAWGNPFPTQELLDSIKAVGFSTVRIPCAWDSHAPNGVITETWLDSVKTVVDFAIKNDLYVVLNIHHEGEEGWFQTHIGETVEAAVDTKMKNYWTQIANKFKDYDEHLLFAGANEPGSNLGDNDWNAAHAQTLMHYYQTFIDAVRATGGNNETRTLIIQGTNTDIDKSVTHIKPNMLPTDKQAGYMMFEVHYYSPYQYTIMPSEQDWGAPGGEKILTQYFYGDYQSADAKRNAGYNAWTNSVDATVSTGAYVDNQFQKIAQAYGIPVLIGEFGANIRYPELSGEELQKHIEGRIQWHRDVAKAAKKNGVIPVIWDMGNESTEAYDNMAYLRRQSAPMGKLLDAGAINAIREVYGLPAISGASTPSSSQVVEGDKAVHISYKTVQSDTSEAGTFRIDLSGANWSDYVAISFDMRVAGTVAGPCLDQTRDGCGEYGWASVSLFNMSGNWKWKEVSLGNVDSLAALGLKNYKVEFGESANQMAIVDAKGMKAIGINIYGTQFTGDMYLDNMLLWKADGTVDTLNNFDKKSGTFDGIASGSLIAANATGDWGTSTTAAIKSIAATNNKVMVTAQNGLVTATFNAHRSSQASVKLLNSLGQEIASKNYTAMQGLSTVQLKTDYRGSALLVIKQDNVKYVQKVTLK comes from the coding sequence ATGAACTTCAAAAATGCATTCGGTCTCGCCTGCGCCACTTCTTTGCTGGCAAGCGCTTCTGCATTCGCAGCACTTCCCAAGGCCGCCGATCTGGCAGGAAAGATGGGATTCGGTTTCAACATCGGTAACTCCCTGGAAGTCCCCAGCAACCCCACAGCTTGGGGCAACCCGTTCCCCACCCAGGAACTGCTGGATTCCATCAAGGCTGTTGGATTCTCTACCGTCCGTATCCCCTGCGCTTGGGATTCTCACGCTCCTAACGGTGTCATTACCGAAACCTGGCTGGACTCCGTAAAGACCGTCGTTGATTTCGCAATCAAGAACGACCTCTATGTGGTACTGAACATCCACCACGAAGGCGAAGAAGGCTGGTTCCAGACTCACATCGGCGAAACTGTAGAAGCCGCAGTCGACACCAAGATGAAGAACTACTGGACCCAGATTGCAAACAAGTTTAAGGATTACGACGAACACCTGCTTTTTGCTGGTGCCAACGAACCGGGCTCTAACCTGGGTGATAATGACTGGAACGCAGCCCATGCTCAGACCTTGATGCATTACTACCAGACCTTCATTGACGCTGTCCGCGCTACTGGCGGCAACAACGAAACTCGTACCCTGATTATCCAGGGTACCAACACCGACATCGACAAGTCTGTCACCCACATCAAGCCCAACATGCTCCCCACCGACAAGCAGGCAGGCTACATGATGTTCGAAGTCCATTACTATAGCCCCTACCAGTACACCATCATGCCCAGCGAACAGGACTGGGGCGCACCTGGTGGCGAAAAGATTCTGACCCAGTATTTCTACGGTGATTACCAGAGTGCCGATGCCAAGCGCAACGCAGGCTACAACGCATGGACAAATTCCGTCGACGCTACCGTCAGCACCGGCGCCTACGTCGACAATCAGTTCCAGAAGATTGCCCAGGCTTACGGCATCCCCGTCCTGATTGGTGAATTCGGCGCCAACATCCGCTACCCGGAACTCAGCGGCGAAGAACTGCAGAAGCACATCGAAGGCCGTATCCAGTGGCACCGCGACGTGGCCAAGGCCGCCAAGAAGAACGGCGTCATCCCCGTTATCTGGGACATGGGTAACGAAAGCACCGAAGCTTACGACAATATGGCTTATCTCCGTCGTCAGTCCGCTCCCATGGGCAAGCTGCTTGACGCAGGCGCCATCAACGCCATCCGCGAAGTTTATGGTCTCCCCGCCATCAGCGGCGCCTCTACTCCCAGCTCCTCCCAGGTTGTGGAAGGCGACAAGGCTGTTCACATTTCTTACAAGACCGTACAGTCTGACACCAGCGAAGCAGGTACCTTCCGTATCGACCTGAGCGGTGCAAACTGGAGCGACTATGTGGCCATTTCCTTCGACATGCGTGTCGCCGGTACTGTTGCAGGCCCCTGCCTGGATCAGACTCGCGACGGTTGCGGCGAATACGGTTGGGCAAGCGTTTCCCTGTTCAACATGTCCGGCAACTGGAAGTGGAAGGAAGTCAGCCTGGGCAACGTGGATTCCCTCGCTGCACTGGGTCTGAAGAACTACAAGGTTGAATTTGGTGAAAGCGCCAACCAGATGGCTATCGTCGACGCCAAGGGCATGAAGGCTATCGGCATCAACATTTACGGCACCCAGTTCACCGGCGACATGTACCTGGACAATATGCTCCTGTGGAAGGCCGACGGTACTGTTGACACCCTGAACAACTTCGACAAGAAATCTGGCACCTTCGATGGTATCGCAAGCGGTTCTCTCATTGCAGCAAACGCAACCGGCGACTGGGGTACATCTACTACTGCCGCCATCAAGAGCATCGCCGCTACCAACAACAAGGTGATGGTCACCGCCCAGAACGGTCTCGTTACCGCCACCTTCAACGCCCACAGAAGCAGCCAGGCTTCCGTCAAGTTGCTCAACAGCCTTGGTCAGGAAATCGCCTCCAAGAACTACACCGCCATGCAGGGCCTCAGCACCGTTCAGCTGAAGACTGATTACCGCGGCTCCGCTCTCCTGGTCATCAAGCAGGATAACGTGAAGTATGTTCAGAAGGTAACCCTGAAGTAA
- a CDS encoding ATP-binding protein: protein MADSSEILEQVFEHSNQIIIVCDYVTHEILYANPVARSLAFIPGASVSGAVCHKYLVGLDNPCPFCLLEKMDGEKIKEDELEVGKRVLSQKFVVSEWKGRKVFIEYAWDITNIRRTEKLYESQVSLLFASIPDAFGIFHLDVTDNVVLGLNGKSRSVESFRNCRSVDQLIAYMGRFIPDEASQIRFVQNYSCEKLQKFFVDGNISFDQEYNIIVDEVLSPCRIHVRLLMNPRNSHLECILYGLDITQEKKEKERMTMLLDEDKFRKKVFAALERAYFCVYYVDLTSGKFRELGHTDVDAIKSFIGQEGDAREKFKVMSEQMVEPGYEQVITDFTNLDTLPLRMGGRESISVRFKGTYIGWGEGQFIAMERDDNGRCISVLWVIRSVSDEVAREEVYKAQLKAAAQKAERASAAKSSFLTRMSHDIRTPLNGILGLLELDEMKKIEGEARDEFRKKSRTAANHLLSLLNDVLEMSKLEDADTVLAEEPFHLYDLLSDVYTIAGLRAVENNVTLDHDCGVSLKHRDLIGSPLYVRQIFLNLLTNAIKYNRHGGSVFCHSEMISETEDQVVYCFHVDDTGIGMSSDFVQHIFEPFAQEHSDARSTYQGSGMGMAIVKRLVDKMNGHIEVHSEEGMGTRFAVTVPFKINHNPLAREEVSTENVSVEGMRVLLVEDNALNMEIAQNFLEDMGLVVTCANNGEEAVKVFERTPEGSLDLILMDLMMPVMNGYDATRRIRLSEKKDGNLIPIIALSANAFAEDAQKCKEVGMNGHLAKPINVAQLKQTLAKFRK from the coding sequence ATGGCTGACAGTTCCGAGATTCTTGAGCAGGTTTTTGAGCATTCGAACCAGATTATTATCGTGTGCGATTATGTGACTCACGAGATTCTGTATGCGAACCCTGTTGCACGAAGCCTGGCCTTTATTCCCGGAGCCTCTGTGTCGGGGGCGGTCTGCCATAAGTATCTGGTGGGTCTGGATAACCCCTGCCCGTTCTGTCTGCTGGAAAAGATGGATGGCGAAAAGATCAAGGAAGACGAACTTGAAGTGGGCAAGCGCGTGCTGTCGCAGAAGTTCGTGGTTTCGGAATGGAAGGGACGCAAGGTCTTTATCGAGTACGCCTGGGACATTACCAACATCCGCCGTACCGAGAAGCTTTATGAAAGCCAGGTGAGCCTGCTGTTCGCTTCCATTCCCGATGCGTTTGGAATTTTCCACCTGGATGTAACCGATAACGTGGTGCTTGGCCTGAACGGGAAGTCCCGCTCTGTAGAAAGCTTTAGGAACTGCCGTTCCGTAGACCAGTTGATTGCTTACATGGGACGTTTTATTCCCGATGAGGCGTCACAGATCCGCTTTGTGCAGAACTATTCTTGCGAAAAACTGCAGAAGTTCTTTGTAGACGGTAATATTTCCTTTGACCAGGAATACAACATTATTGTGGACGAGGTCTTGTCGCCTTGCCGTATTCATGTCCGTTTGCTGATGAATCCCAGAAATTCACACCTGGAATGCATCCTGTATGGCCTGGATATTACCCAGGAAAAGAAGGAAAAGGAACGCATGACCATGTTGCTGGATGAAGATAAATTCCGCAAGAAGGTTTTTGCCGCCCTGGAACGGGCTTACTTCTGTGTTTACTATGTGGATTTAACGTCGGGCAAGTTCCGCGAACTGGGACACACCGATGTGGATGCCATCAAGAGCTTCATCGGTCAGGAAGGGGATGCCCGTGAAAAGTTCAAGGTCATGAGCGAACAGATGGTGGAGCCCGGCTACGAACAGGTTATTACCGACTTTACCAACCTGGATACCTTGCCTTTGCGCATGGGTGGCCGCGAGTCCATTAGTGTCCGCTTCAAGGGTACATACATTGGCTGGGGTGAAGGTCAGTTCATTGCCATGGAACGTGATGACAATGGCCGCTGTATCAGTGTGCTGTGGGTGATCCGCTCTGTAAGCGACGAGGTGGCCCGTGAAGAAGTTTACAAGGCTCAGCTGAAGGCCGCAGCCCAGAAGGCGGAACGTGCCAGCGCCGCCAAGTCCAGCTTCTTGACCCGCATGTCCCATGATATCCGCACTCCCCTGAACGGAATCCTTGGTTTGCTGGAACTGGACGAGATGAAGAAAATCGAGGGCGAGGCCCGCGACGAGTTCCGCAAGAAATCCCGCACGGCGGCCAACCACTTGCTCTCCTTGCTGAACGACGTTCTGGAAATGAGCAAGCTGGAAGATGCAGACACGGTTCTGGCCGAGGAACCCTTCCACCTTTATGACTTGCTGTCGGATGTCTACACCATTGCCGGTTTGCGTGCTGTCGAAAATAACGTGACCCTGGATCATGACTGCGGCGTAAGCCTGAAGCATAGGGATCTTATTGGAAGCCCGCTGTATGTCCGTCAGATTTTTCTGAACTTGCTGACCAATGCCATCAAGTACAACAGGCACGGCGGCTCCGTGTTCTGCCATTCCGAGATGATTAGCGAAACGGAAGACCAGGTGGTGTACTGCTTCCACGTGGATGATACGGGCATTGGCATGAGCAGCGATTTTGTTCAGCATATCTTTGAACCGTTCGCCCAGGAGCACTCCGACGCCCGCAGCACCTACCAGGGATCCGGCATGGGCATGGCTATTGTAAAGCGCCTGGTAGACAAGATGAACGGCCATATCGAAGTCCATAGCGAAGAGGGCATGGGTACGCGCTTTGCCGTGACGGTCCCCTTCAAGATCAACCACAATCCCCTGGCTAGGGAAGAGGTTTCTACCGAGAATGTGTCGGTGGAAGGCATGCGTGTGCTGCTGGTGGAAGACAACGCCCTGAATATGGAAATCGCACAGAACTTCCTGGAAGACATGGGCCTGGTGGTGACTTGCGCTAACAATGGCGAAGAGGCGGTAAAGGTTTTCGAACGTACCCCTGAAGGTAGCCTGGATTTGATTCTGATGGACCTGATGATGCCTGTGATGAACGGCTATGACGCCACCAGGAGGATCCGCCTGTCTGAAAAGAAGGATGGCAACCTGATCCCCATTATTGCCCTGTCTGCTAACGCCTTTGCAGAAGACGCCCAGAAGTGCAAGGAAGTGGGCATGAACGGCCACCTGGCAAAGCCTATTAACGTAGCACAGCTGAAGCAGACCTTGGCTAAATTCAGAAAGTAG
- a CDS encoding Na/Pi cotransporter family protein: MPAVDMKLAVLTLLGCLALLMFGMKTMSEGLQKLTGNTLRTMLGTMTKHRVMGVATGTAVTATIQSSTATTVLTVSFVNAGLLTLKQAISIIMGANIGTTISGWIMVLGFKFDMLYLVYPCFVLGIILGYSKKNGTKSFSEFLFGLAFMLFAITTLRTTGASMHLGDIPAVQSFVQSCGQWGFASTLLFLLIGSIMTMCVQSSAAVMAITLILCSSGALEIYQGIALVMGENIGTTVTSNVVALSASTQARRAALAHMLFNLFGVVWVLCVFHPFINLVCSLVGFDPSIKPSTPEEVKAAQDGVTFAVAGFHTMFNVCNVLILIWFIQPMEKLICKIIKDKADDDEFRLKFITGGILSTAELSLFEARKEIVLFAQRCKKMFNMVPDLLTTKDENEFTKIFSRIEKYEGISDSMEVEIAKYLNQVSEGRLSLESKSNIRSMLREISEMESIGDACYNMARAINHKFRSKDDFTEDQYKHINHMIELCNVALDYMIEVEEGKPGADYNRSRNVENEINNYRKSLKERNVVDINDKKYDYQMSVHYMDVVNACEHLGDYVINVVEAHVNKKQTS; this comes from the coding sequence ATGCCCGCTGTGGACATGAAACTCGCTGTGCTCACCCTTCTTGGGTGTCTTGCACTTTTGATGTTCGGTATGAAGACCATGTCTGAAGGTCTTCAGAAACTCACTGGAAACACCCTGCGTACCATGCTGGGTACCATGACTAAACACCGCGTAATGGGTGTGGCCACCGGTACCGCAGTCACTGCCACCATCCAGTCTTCTACCGCTACTACCGTGCTCACCGTGAGCTTCGTTAATGCTGGTCTGCTTACTTTGAAGCAGGCCATTTCTATTATCATGGGCGCAAACATCGGTACCACCATCTCTGGTTGGATCATGGTGCTGGGGTTCAAGTTCGACATGCTCTACCTGGTGTACCCTTGCTTTGTACTGGGCATCATTCTGGGCTACTCCAAGAAGAACGGAACCAAGAGCTTTAGTGAATTCCTGTTCGGCTTGGCCTTCATGCTGTTCGCCATTACCACCCTGCGAACCACGGGTGCCTCTATGCACCTGGGCGACATCCCGGCGGTGCAGAGCTTTGTGCAGTCCTGCGGTCAGTGGGGCTTTGCCAGCACCTTGCTGTTCTTGCTGATCGGTAGCATTATGACCATGTGTGTGCAGTCTTCTGCCGCAGTCATGGCCATCACCTTGATCCTCTGCTCCAGCGGCGCTCTCGAAATTTACCAGGGTATCGCTCTGGTGATGGGCGAGAACATCGGTACCACCGTCACTTCTAACGTGGTTGCCCTCAGTGCTTCGACCCAGGCTCGCCGTGCGGCCCTTGCCCATATGCTGTTTAACTTGTTCGGTGTGGTGTGGGTGCTCTGCGTGTTCCATCCCTTCATCAACTTGGTTTGCAGCCTGGTGGGTTTCGATCCTTCTATCAAGCCTTCTACTCCCGAAGAAGTCAAGGCCGCCCAGGATGGCGTTACCTTTGCGGTGGCAGGCTTCCATACCATGTTTAACGTGTGCAACGTGCTGATCCTGATCTGGTTCATCCAGCCCATGGAAAAGCTCATCTGCAAGATTATCAAGGACAAGGCCGACGACGACGAATTCCGTCTGAAGTTCATTACCGGCGGTATCCTCAGCACCGCAGAACTTTCTCTGTTCGAAGCCCGCAAGGAAATCGTGCTGTTCGCCCAGCGCTGCAAGAAGATGTTCAATATGGTGCCCGACCTTCTGACTACCAAGGACGAAAACGAGTTTACCAAGATCTTCAGCCGCATCGAAAAGTATGAAGGCATCAGTGACAGCATGGAAGTGGAAATCGCCAAGTACCTGAACCAGGTCAGCGAAGGCCGACTCTCCCTTGAAAGTAAGAGCAACATCCGCTCCATGCTCCGTGAAATTTCTGAAATGGAAAGTATCGGCGACGCCTGCTACAACATGGCCCGCGCCATCAACCACAAGTTCCGTAGCAAGGACGACTTTACCGAAGATCAGTACAAGCACATCAACCACATGATTGAACTGTGCAATGTGGCTCTGGACTATATGATCGAGGTGGAAGAGGGCAAGCCCGGTGCCGACTATAACCGTTCCCGCAATGTGGAAAATGAAATCAACAATTACCGCAAGAGCCTGAAGGAACGCAACGTAGTGGACATCAACGACAAGAAGTATGATTACCAGATGTCGGTGCACTACATGGATGTGGTGAATGCCTGTGAACACCTGGGCGACTACGTGATCAACGTGGTAGAAGCCCACGTGAACAAGAAGCAGACTTCCTAA